The proteins below are encoded in one region of Indicator indicator isolate 239-I01 unplaced genomic scaffold, UM_Iind_1.1 iindUn_scaffold_65, whole genome shotgun sequence:
- the CKAP2L gene encoding cytoskeleton-associated protein 2-like, which translates to MFFGFLQTLSLLRAELCFSLQVDRNKKDVGRPVPKGAPRHGKLGAKSIQHAGHAAQHKPLAASQRAAGLHPEQPRKGTKPPVGPGVSRSVQPRGKLPASSHLNPERSKNPGQDTAAPPAGSEQPHPGTPCCPNGDLQDRLRSNKENIQARAPAWPVLNRALQAAGDKRVLAPRQSSAATSKAITDPRDRVSSHQAKEKPAPEKFRQTISGSKNPSTKTQPLQPPWLPTASAHFLHKKPGSNQEKTGTARFSHVKRSPRKPLNSSRPQGTTKLPSSLKLGGTVRQQKPLAKGEADRKEVKVAPSGHTAASQAPPLRKQPCSTQCSRAPPVESDWRTDRRDRVNTELPKAGGMFPRRVPKTPTPGDRRKQLQEWLASKGKTYKRPPMTLLQKNPVKVSCRNVTEKEKQKKPELPFLETNSLLIECLKLVEEGAQAEEVLAMLSAMPQAERFAKFWICRAKLQARSGPFDVAGLYQAAVCAGAVPLQELREVVLDMLKAKDQTLEGEKSELPIPSDPAMPGPGGRQPRAATPCPPGRSMTCLPASVKLQVTSAPRGRELLKGPELKFLTPVRRSLRIERAGRRYPEMLKDHDPVVSSLREILDAEEKTQFFFRRNKALPQVVEPEGISLCPPKCC; encoded by the exons ATGTTCTTTGGCTTCCTGCAGACCCTGT CTCTCCTTAGAGCTGAACTTTGCTTCTCTCTCCAGGTTGACAGGAACAAGAAGGATGTTGGCAGACCTGTGCCAAAGGGTGCTCCAAGGCATGGCAAGCTTGGTGCCAAGTCCATACAGCACGCTGGCCatgctgctcagcacaagcCTTTAGCTGCatcccagagagcagcagggctgcatccagagcagccaAGGAAGGGCACAAAGCCTCCTGTGGGGCCAGGAGTGAGCCGCTCTGTGCAGCCCAGGGGCAAGCTCCCAGCCTCAAGTCACCTAAATCCAGAAAGGAGCAAGAATCCTGGCCAGgacactgcagcacctccagctggaAGTGAGCAGCCCCATCCTGGGACACCTTGCTGCCCAAATGGGGACCTGCAGGACAGACTGCGGAGCAACAAAGAGAACATCCAAGCACGAGCCCCTGCGTGGCCTGTGCTGAACAGGgctctgcaagctgctggggacaAACGAGTCTTGGCtcccaggcagagctcagctgccacATCCAAAGCCATCACAGACCCCAGGGACAGAGTGAGCAGCCACCAGGCTAAGGAAAAGCCAGCTCCTGAGAAATTCAGGCAAACGATATCAGGCTCCAAGAACCCAAGCACTAAAACTCAGCCGCTGCAGCCCCCGTGGCTGCCTACAGCTTCTGCTCATTTCCTGCATAAAAAGCCAGGGTCAAACCAGGAGAAAACTGGCACAGCAAGATTCTCCCACGTGAAGAGATCTCCCAGGAAGCCTCTGAACTCCAGCAGGCCCCAGGGGACCACAAAACTGCCATCCAGCCTGAAACTGGGTGGCACTGTGCGACAGCAGAAGCCCCTGGCTAAAGGAGAGGCTGATAGGAAGGAGGTGAAGGTGGCACCTTCTGGGCACACAGCAGCCTCCCAAGCACCACCCCTgcgaaagcagccctgcagcacacaatgctccagagctccaccaGTGGAGAGCGACTGGAGGacggacaggagggacagggttAACACCGAGCTGCCAAAGGCAGGGGGAATGTTCCCAAGGCGTGTCCCCAAGACCCCCACGCCTGGGGACCGTAG GAAGCAGCTGCAAGAGTGGTTGGCATCCAAAGGCAAGACATACAAGAGGCCACCAATGACACTGCTGCAGAAGAACCCAGTCAAGGTGTCCTGCAGAAATGTCAcggagaaagaaaagcagaagaaaccagAGCTGCCTTTCCTGGAGACCAACAGCCTATTAATTGAGTGCCTGAAGCTTGTGGAGGAG GGTGCCCAGGCAGAGGAGGTCCTGGCCATGCTGTCTGCCATGCCCCAGGCAGAGAGGTTTGCCAAGTTCTGGATCTGCAGAGCCAAGCTGCAGGCCCGCAGTGGCCCCTTCGACGTGGCAGGGCTGTACcaagctgctgtctgtgctggcGCCGTG CCACTCCAGGAGCTCAGAGAAGTTGTTCTTGATATGTTGAAGGCTAAAGACCAAACATTAGAAG ggGAGAAGTCTGAGCTGCCCATCCCTAGTGATCCTGCCATGCCTGGCCCAGGTGGaaggcagcccagggcagccacTCCCTGTCCACCTGGGAGGTCCAtgacctgcctgcctgcctcagtCAAGCTCCAAGTCACATCTGCACCCAG aggcagggagctgctgaagggcccagagctgaagttCCTGACACCGGTGCGGCGTTCCCTGCGGATCGAGCGGGCAGGCAGGCGCTAtccagagatgctgaaggaCCACGACCCTGTCGTGTCGTCCCTCCGAGAGATCCTggatgcagaggagaagactcagTTCTTCTTTCGGAGAAACAAGGCTCTGCCTCAGGTGGTGGAGCCAGAGGGCATCAGTTTGTGTCCCCCCAagtgctgctga
- the LOC128980144 gene encoding interleukin-1 beta-like, producing MAFVPDLDTLESSNLSEETFYGPDCICLQEKPPLDTKVTSPEVGIQVTVTKGHSARTFRQAAVLVAAVTKLWKRPAHRDFTDSDLGDLLDDIFEPVSFQHIEGSCAGAPVYRYTRSQSFDILDIDHKCFVLESPTQLVALHLQGPSAKQKVKLNIALYRPRASQGGLGTGQVPVALGIKGYQLYMSCVMSGAQPVLQLEEADIRRDIDSLELIRFIFFRLDSPAEGTTRFESAAFPGWFICTSQQPRQPVGITNQPDQVIATYELSRH from the exons ATGGCCTTCGTTCCTGACCTGGACACGCTGGAGAGCAGCAA CCTGAGCGAGGAGACTTTCTATGGCCCTGACTGCATCTGCCTGCAGGAG AAACCCCCTCTGGACACAAAGGTGACATCGCCTGAGGTGGGCATCCAGGTGACAGTGACCAAGGGGCACTCTGCCAGGACCTTCCGCCAGGCTGCCgtgctggtggcagctgtgACCAAGCTCTGGAAGCGGCCAGCACACAGGGACTTCACTGACAGTGACCTTGGGGACCTTCTGGATGATATTTTTG aACCAGTCTCCTTCCAGCACATCgagggcagctgtgctggggctccTGTCTACCGCTACACTCGCTCCCAGTCCTTTGACATCCTTGACATTGACCATAAATGCTTCGTGCTGGAGTCTCCCACCCAGCTGGTGGCCCTGCACCTGCAGGGCCCCTCTGCCAAGCAGAAAG TGAAGCTCAACATTGCTCTGTACCGTCCCCGAGCATCACAGGGTGGGCTGGGGACCGGGCAAGTGCCAGTGGCACTGGGCATCAAGGGCTACCAACTCTACATGTCCTGCGTGATGAGCGGggcccagcctgtgctgcagctggag GAAGCTGACATCAGGAGGGACATCGACAGCTTGGAGCTGATTCGCTTCATCTTCTTCCGCCTGGACAGCCCTGCCGAGGGCACCACTCGTTTCGagtctgctgccttccctggaTGGTTCATCTGCACCTCACAGCAGCCTCGCCAGCCTGTGGGCATCACCAACCAGCCCGACCAGGTCATTGCCACCTACGAGCTGAGCAGGCATTGA